A genomic region of Pseudomonas sp. RSB 5.4 contains the following coding sequences:
- the msrB gene encoding peptide-methionine (R)-S-oxide reductase MsrB, giving the protein MFSRRQILVASGGLGVAALVAGVLPKFSSGTALIEQAHADEVFEVSHSDSEWHSLLSDEQYAILREEGTERAYTSPLNNEHRNGTFDCAGCDLALFSSATKFDSRTGWPSFWAPLEHAVATRQDRSFGMSRNEVHCRRCGGHLGHVFDDGPKPTGLRYCMNGLAMTFKPVAA; this is encoded by the coding sequence ATGTTTTCACGGCGACAGATTCTCGTAGCGAGCGGCGGGCTGGGGGTTGCAGCCCTGGTGGCGGGTGTATTGCCAAAATTTTCCTCGGGCACCGCACTGATCGAGCAAGCCCATGCCGATGAGGTTTTCGAGGTGAGCCACAGCGACAGTGAATGGCACTCGCTGCTCTCGGATGAGCAGTACGCCATCCTGCGTGAAGAAGGCACCGAGCGGGCCTACACCAGCCCCCTCAACAACGAACATCGCAACGGCACATTCGACTGCGCGGGCTGTGACCTGGCGCTGTTTTCATCGGCGACCAAGTTCGACAGCCGCACTGGCTGGCCGAGTTTCTGGGCACCGCTGGAGCACGCGGTGGCCACGCGTCAGGACCGCTCTTTCGGCATGTCGCGCAATGAAGTGCACTGTCGGCGCTGCGGCGGGCACCTGGGGCATGTCTTCGATGACGGTCCGAAACCCACCGGCCTGCGCTATTGCATGAACGGCCTGGCGATGACGTTCAAACCCGTGGCGGCATGA
- a CDS encoding response regulator transcription factor: protein MEPTRRILVVEDDQHIADLICLHLRDDHYDVVHCADGDEGMRLLQQGQWDALILDLMLPGVDGLEICRRARAMARYTPIIITSARSSELHRILGLELGADDYLAKPFSMLELVARVKALLRRVDAMARNLKMDAGSLNLDGLSIDPITRDVTLNGARLDLTPREFDLLYFFARQPGKVFSRMDLLNAVWGYSHEGYEHTVNTHINRLRAKIESDPAQPTRILTVWGRGYKFGTEQP, encoded by the coding sequence ATGGAACCGACCAGACGCATCCTCGTGGTCGAGGATGACCAACACATCGCCGATTTGATTTGCCTGCATTTGCGCGATGACCATTACGACGTCGTGCACTGCGCCGACGGCGACGAAGGCATGCGCCTGTTGCAACAGGGGCAATGGGATGCGCTGATCCTCGACCTGATGTTGCCGGGGGTCGACGGCCTGGAAATCTGCCGCCGCGCCCGGGCGATGGCGCGCTATACGCCGATCATCATCACCAGCGCACGCTCCAGCGAATTGCACCGCATCCTCGGTCTGGAACTGGGTGCCGACGACTACCTCGCCAAACCGTTTTCAATGCTGGAACTGGTGGCCCGGGTCAAAGCCTTGCTGCGCCGGGTCGACGCCATGGCGCGCAACCTGAAAATGGACGCCGGCAGCCTCAATCTCGATGGTCTGAGCATCGACCCGATCACCCGCGATGTCACCCTCAATGGCGCGCGCCTGGACCTCACCCCCCGCGAGTTCGATCTGCTGTATTTCTTCGCCCGCCAACCGGGCAAGGTGTTCTCGCGCATGGACCTGCTCAATGCGGTGTGGGGTTACAGCCACGAAGGCTACGAGCACACGGTCAATACGCACATCAATCGCTTGCGGGCGAAAATCGAAAGCGATCCGGCGCAACCGACACGCATCCTCACCGTGTGGGGCCGTGGCTATAAATTCGGCACGGAACAACCATGA
- a CDS encoding HAMP domain-containing sensor histidine kinase, translated as MKLNLSQRLSVVFAVLLLVCCGTSAWLQVRSSKMHELEVVQGLSRDLAQHIAHDTVLMDSNGLMPGAVRELFSQLMLVNPSVEVYLLDTEGRIVGNAAPEGRMRREKVDLVPIKRLLDDQPLPILGDDPRSVDGRKVFSAAPLKVNGKPAGYLYVVLLSEEHDRFAERGATSAALNTALLSIGLVALLCLIAGLTAFNLITRPLRRLTETVSRFDIDGTPQSAPVMPAAVDKTADPDEIAVLDAAFRQMQNRLGEQWRSLTRQDQERRELVANISHDLRTPLASLHGYLETLSLKDATLSAEERRRYLGIALDQSRKVGGLAQSLLELVRLEHGFVQPVLERFSLIDLLQDIFQKFELAAEARHVELKASFGPNLPTVCADLGLIERVLTNLVDNALRHTPPGGEIELDLKPQGVLVEVTVSDTGPGIAPELREGLFLRPFNIGGARRDGGLGLRIVHRILQLHGRDIQLVDVAGRGATFRFTLPTDQQTAEQWMVRSMNLNTPDK; from the coding sequence ATGAAACTGAACCTGTCGCAGCGCCTGTCCGTCGTATTCGCCGTGTTGCTGCTGGTGTGCTGCGGCACCTCGGCATGGCTGCAGGTGCGCTCCAGCAAGATGCACGAGCTGGAAGTGGTGCAAGGCCTGTCGCGGGACCTGGCCCAGCACATTGCCCATGACACGGTGCTGATGGACAGTAATGGCTTGATGCCCGGCGCCGTGCGCGAACTGTTCAGCCAGTTGATGCTGGTCAACCCGAGTGTCGAGGTGTACCTGCTCGACACGGAGGGGCGGATCGTCGGCAATGCCGCACCCGAGGGTCGGATGCGAAGGGAAAAAGTCGACCTCGTACCGATCAAGCGCCTGCTCGACGATCAACCGCTGCCGATCCTCGGCGATGACCCGCGCAGCGTCGATGGCCGCAAGGTGTTCAGTGCCGCGCCACTGAAGGTCAATGGCAAGCCTGCGGGCTATCTGTACGTGGTGTTGCTCAGTGAAGAACATGATCGTTTCGCCGAACGCGGCGCGACCAGTGCTGCGCTCAATACCGCGTTGCTATCAATCGGGCTGGTGGCGCTGTTGTGCCTGATTGCCGGCCTCACGGCATTCAACCTGATTACCCGGCCATTGCGCCGGTTGACTGAAACTGTCAGCCGCTTCGACATCGACGGTACGCCGCAATCTGCGCCCGTCATGCCAGCCGCTGTGGATAAAACCGCTGACCCGGATGAAATCGCTGTGCTCGACGCTGCCTTCCGGCAAATGCAAAACCGCTTAGGGGAACAGTGGCGCTCGTTGACCCGCCAGGATCAGGAGCGCCGTGAACTGGTGGCGAACATCTCCCACGACCTGCGCACACCGCTGGCCTCGCTGCACGGCTATCTGGAAACCCTGTCACTCAAGGACGCCACGCTCTCTGCCGAGGAGCGGCGCCGCTATCTGGGCATCGCGCTGGATCAGAGCCGCAAGGTCGGCGGGTTGGCGCAATCGTTGCTGGAGCTGGTGCGTCTGGAACACGGCTTTGTGCAACCGGTGCTGGAACGCTTCTCCCTGATCGATCTGCTGCAGGACATCTTCCAGAAATTCGAACTGGCCGCCGAAGCCCGCCACGTCGAACTCAAGGCCAGCTTCGGGCCAAACCTGCCGACGGTCTGCGCCGACCTTGGCTTGATCGAACGGGTGCTGACCAACCTGGTGGACAACGCCTTGCGCCATACACCGCCGGGCGGCGAAATCGAGCTGGATCTGAAACCCCAGGGCGTACTGGTCGAAGTCACGGTTAGCGACACCGGCCCCGGCATCGCACCCGAGTTGCGCGAAGGTCTGTTCCTGCGTCCGTTCAATATTGGTGGTGCGCGACGCGACGGAGGACTGGGGCTGCGCATCGTCCACCGCATCCTGCAACTGCACGGGCGAGACATTCAGTTGGTCGATGTCGCCGGGCGGGGCGCAACTTTCCGCTTCACGCTGCCGACCGATCAGCAAACCGCTGAACAGTGGATGGTGCGCTCGATGAACCTGAATACGCCGGACAAATAA
- a CDS encoding RidA family protein encodes MTERMTCDERFIALAHELNYDIYGENTAGGNYAPLIRHRDELYISGMVPRVNGRILYPGRVGLELTLKDAQAAASISAMRCLALIVDAVGSLDKIRALLRVTVYVKSTPDFVDLSEVANGASDVFSHVLGDAGRHTRTTVGVYQLPKNAAVEVDMIAAVQLEV; translated from the coding sequence ATGACTGAGAGGATGACCTGCGACGAACGTTTCATTGCCCTGGCACACGAGCTGAATTACGACATCTACGGCGAGAACACCGCCGGCGGCAATTACGCGCCGCTGATCCGCCACCGCGATGAGTTGTACATCAGCGGCATGGTGCCGCGGGTCAATGGCAGGATTCTGTATCCCGGTCGCGTGGGGTTGGAGTTGACACTCAAGGACGCCCAGGCTGCCGCAAGCATCAGTGCCATGCGCTGCCTGGCGCTGATCGTCGATGCGGTCGGTTCGCTGGACAAGATCCGGGCGTTGTTGCGGGTCACGGTGTATGTGAAGTCGACCCCGGACTTCGTTGACCTGAGTGAGGTGGCCAACGGTGCATCGGACGTTTTCAGCCATGTGCTCGGTGATGCCGGGCGACATACGCGCACTACGGTCGGTGTCTACCAGTTGCCGAAGAACGCCGCGGTTGAAGTCGACATGATCGCAGCGGTGCAGCTGGAAGTCTGA
- a CDS encoding helix-turn-helix domain-containing protein has translation MKKRDLFAELMQGVEEMAAHREGKITLRNTVVEDKPVPEVGAQEIVALREKLHMSQAVFAKRIRTSPSTLRNWEQEKSKPNAQAALLIRLVEKFPDMVERLGAV, from the coding sequence ATGAAAAAACGCGACCTGTTTGCGGAATTGATGCAGGGCGTTGAAGAGATGGCCGCCCATCGCGAAGGTAAAATTACGCTGCGCAATACGGTCGTCGAGGACAAACCGGTTCCCGAGGTTGGTGCACAAGAGATCGTTGCACTGCGTGAAAAATTGCACATGTCACAAGCGGTATTTGCAAAGCGAATCAGGACCAGCCCGAGCACATTGAGGAATTGGGAGCAGGAGAAGTCCAAGCCCAATGCTCAGGCGGCACTGTTGATCCGCTTGGTGGAGAAATTCCCTGATATGGTTGAGCGCTTGGGCGCTGTGTAG
- a CDS encoding toxin: MRTVFFETTIFTASVGRYLTDNEYRELQSYLQCNPAAGDVIPRTGGFRKVRWSDARRGKGRRGGLRVIYYWLMNDRQFWMFAIYDKDELENLSAEQEKALKKAIEIELRKRGAS, encoded by the coding sequence ATGCGAACCGTATTTTTTGAAACCACAATATTCACCGCGAGCGTTGGTCGTTACCTGACGGACAATGAGTATCGGGAGTTGCAGAGTTATCTGCAGTGCAATCCAGCGGCGGGCGACGTAATACCGCGGACTGGTGGCTTCCGAAAAGTACGTTGGTCTGATGCACGACGTGGCAAAGGCCGACGAGGTGGCTTGCGGGTCATCTACTATTGGCTTATGAATGATCGCCAGTTCTGGATGTTCGCGATTTATGACAAAGATGAGCTTGAGAACCTGTCCGCCGAGCAAGAGAAGGCGCTCAAAAAAGCCATTGAGATAGAGTTGAGAAAAAGAGGTGCCTCATGA